AGGCGGACGATCTCTTTTTCCAACTGTTCTCTCATGAATGCCTCCTCATCCGAAACGCCCGGTGATGTACTCTTCCGTCTTCTTGTGCGACGGATTCGTGAAAATCTTCTCCGTCTTATCGTATTCGATGATCTCGCCCTTGTAGAAGAAGGCCGTGTAATCCGAAATACGCGACGCCTGCTGCATGTTGTGGGTCACGATGACAACCGTGAAACGGTCACGGAGCTGCAGGACCAGATCCTCAATCTTCAAGGTGGCTACCGGGTCCACGGCGCTGGTCGGTTCGTCCATCAGCAGAATGTCCGGTTCCGCCGCGATCGCCCGGGCGATGCAGAGCCGCTGCTGCTGGCCGCCGGAGAGCGCGAGGCCGGACTTCCGGAGCTTGTCCTTGACCTCATCCCAGAGCGATGCCCCGCGGAGCGCATGTTCGACCCGCTCGGCGATTTCGCTCTTCGACATTTTGAAATGCAGCCGCATCGGGTATGCGACGTTGTCGAACACCGACATCGGGAACGGCGTCGGCTTCTGGAAGATCATGCCGACCTTCCGGCGCAGTTCGAGCACATCGACATCGGGCGACAGGATATTCTCATCGTCGATCCAGACCTCGCCCCCGGCGCGCTGGCCGCGGTAGAGTTCGAAAATGCGGTTGTAGACCCGCAGGTGGGTCGATTTGCCGCAGCCGGAGGGACCGATCACCGCCGTGATCCGGTTGGCCGGAATATCGATGCTGTTGCCGAAAAGAGCCTGATGCCCCCCGGCGTAAAAGAAGTCGAGGTTCCGGACGGAGATCTTGATTTTTTCGTCAGCGTCCATTGTGTTTCTCCTTGAAGATGATCCGGGTCGAAATATTCAGCAGCAGCACCATCAGCGTGACGACGAGCGCGGCGCCCCAGCCGGCCGCGTGCTGCTCTTCGAACGGGGAATTCGTCGCATATTCGGTGATCAGTACCGGCAGGTTCGCCGTCGGGCCGTTGAAATAGCTCTTCGGCCACGCATCGCTCCAGAGCGCGGTAAACAGAAGCGGCGCGGTCTCGCCCGAAACCCGCGCGACGGCCAGCAGAATGCCGGTGACCAGTCCGCCTCGGGCGCTGCGGCAGACGATGCGCACCGCCGTGCGCGCCCGGCTGCAGCCGAGCGCGAGCGCCGACTCGCGCAGTGAATCCGGCACCATGAGCAGCATGTCCTCGGTAGTCCGCAGCACGACCGGAAACATCAGGATCGCGAGCGCCGCCGAACCTGCGATTCCCGAAAAACCTCTCATCGGGATGACCAGCACCGCATAGACGAAAAGTCCGACCACGACCGACGGCATGCCCATCATGACATTCGCCGCAAAGCGGATCGCGCCGCCGAGCCTGGTCCCCCGGCCGAATTCGGCGAGGTAGATTCCCGCCAGCAGGGCCGGAGGGATGCCCATGACCGCCGCGCCGAACGTGATGGCCAGCGTTCCGAGAATCGCGTTGCCGATACCGCCGTTCAGCGCGCCGTACGGTTTCGACGGTTCGGTCAGGAAACTCCAGGAGAGAACCGACGCGCCGCGCGAAAAGACCGTCCAGAGAATCCAGACCATGCCGGCCAGCGCGAGAACGAGCGCAGCGACCGACAGGACGCCGACGATGC
The nucleotide sequence above comes from Victivallis lenta. Encoded proteins:
- the pstB gene encoding phosphate ABC transporter ATP-binding protein PstB encodes the protein MDADEKIKISVRNLDFFYAGGHQALFGNSIDIPANRITAVIGPSGCGKSTHLRVYNRIFELYRGQRAGGEVWIDDENILSPDVDVLELRRKVGMIFQKPTPFPMSVFDNVAYPMRLHFKMSKSEIAERVEHALRGASLWDEVKDKLRKSGLALSGGQQQRLCIARAIAAEPDILLMDEPTSAVDPVATLKIEDLVLQLRDRFTVVIVTHNMQQASRISDYTAFFYKGEIIEYDKTEKIFTNPSHKKTEEYITGRFG
- the pstA gene encoding phosphate ABC transporter permease PstA, with amino-acid sequence MTAITPDKRRGLFRRKLADRIVGVLSVAALVLALAGMVWILWTVFSRGASVLSWSFLTEPSKPYGALNGGIGNAILGTLAITFGAAVMGIPPALLAGIYLAEFGRGTRLGGAIRFAANVMMGMPSVVVGLFVYAVLVIPMRGFSGIAGSAALAILMFPVVLRTTEDMLLMVPDSLRESALALGCSRARTAVRIVCRSARGGLVTGILLAVARVSGETAPLLFTALWSDAWPKSYFNGPTANLPVLITEYATNSPFEEQHAAGWGAALVVTLMVLLLNISTRIIFKEKHNGR